From a single Rutidosis leptorrhynchoides isolate AG116_Rl617_1_P2 chromosome 5, CSIRO_AGI_Rlap_v1, whole genome shotgun sequence genomic region:
- the LOC139850645 gene encoding phosphatidylinositol 3,4,5-trisphosphate 3-phosphatase and protein-tyrosine-phosphatase PTEN1 — MGMKATKLLPGTANSPDALAAQYQMIDYVSKHIFLRRLVSQKRRRMLVGGYDLDMSYITPRILAMSFPAERMKAIYRNPMWQVKDVLEMRHRGHYKVYNLCIEEDYDPSHFNDCVERYPFDDNHVPSLAMVKEFCESVQSWLSSDPKNIVVIHCMAGKGRTGLMVSSYLVYTGMLAEDALQVYADKRTTNNLGVTIPSQRRYVHYWQKSLKFSDQGCTPEVNLPKPTTRELQQIKIYDTRNMENIFFVISKMEEVVGQRYHPSERVCRNFCRKINDIGIDSLQHFYSFIEEDHKEYDSEQERTNVKNCLECHFNKPIEVTGDICVTFYEKNLGGRLFYACFNTTFIENSLLQFSLTELDKVGNKARSIAGPEFRVELLFGPVNCNVGEDGCKSVN; from the exons ATGGGCATGAAAGCGACCAAACTTTTGCCAGGGACTGCAAACAGTCCGGATGCTTTGGCGGCCCAGTATCAAATGATCGATTATGTGTCCAAACATATTTTTTTACGTAGACTTGTTTCTCAAAAAAGAAGACGTATGCTAGTTGGTGGTTATGATCTTGATATGTCGTATATCACTCCTCGTATATTAGCCATGTCATTTCCTGCAGAGCGAATGAAAGCCATATATCGCAATCCTATGTGGCAAGTCAAAGATGTTTTGGAAATGAGACATCGTGGACACTACAAG GTGTATAACTTATGTATAGAGGAAGACTATGATCCGTCTCATTTTAATGATTGTGTTGAGAGATACCCATTTGACGATAATCATGTTCCATCACTCGCAATGGTCAAGGAATTTTGCGAAAGCGTTCAATCGTGGCTTTCAAGTGACCCGAAGAATATTGTAGTTATTCACTGCATG GCAGGTAAAGGTCGAACAGGATTGATGGTATCTTCATACTTGGTCTACACTGGGATGTTAGCAGAGGATGCTCTTCAGGTTTATGCTGATAAAAGGACTACAAATAATCTTGGA GTGACAATACCAAGCCAACGACGTTACGTTCACTATTGGCAAAAATCACTTAAGTTTTCTGATCAGGGCTGTACTCCAGAAGTGAACCTTCCTAAACCAACTACTAGAGAGTTGCAGCAGATTAAAATATATGATAccagaaatatggaaaacatcttCTTTGTTATATCTAAAATGGAAGAG GTTGTTGGACAGCGTTATCATCCATCTGAACGCGTTTGTAGAAACTTTTGCAGAAAGATAAACGATATTGGTATTGACAGTCTTCAACACTTTTACTCATTCATTGAGGAAGATCACAAGGAATACGATTCAGAACAAGAAAGAACGAACGTGAAAAACTGCCTTGAATGCCACTTTAATAAACCAATTGAG GTTACCGGAGATATTTGTGTCACTTTCTACGAAAAGAATCTCGGAGGTCGTCTCTTCTACGCTTGTTTCAATACTACATTCATCGAAAACAGCTTGCTACAG TTTTCGTTAACGGAATTGGATAAAGTTGGAAATAAGGCTAGATCAATAGCGGGTCCTGAGTTTCGAGTGGAGTTGCTGTTCGGTCCGGTTAACTGTAATGTTGGTGAAGATGGTTGCAAATCTGTTAACTGA